TTGACGTAATGACCAGCTGAACCCGGCCCGAGATAGGCAGAACAGGGCACTCCTGCCACGCGTGCTGCAATTGCCTCAAAGACAGGTCTGACACGCTCGTAGGCTTCTTTAGGACCACCCGGCATAAGGCTTGGACCGTGCCTCGCTCCTTCCTCGCCGCCGGATACTCCGACCCCCATATACAATATTCCGATTTCAGCAAGCGACTTCGAACGCAGGTCCGTATCTTTGAAATGTGAGTTGCCTGCATCAATGATGAGATCGCCTCTTTCTATCTCAGGCATCAAATCATTGATCACGTTGTCAACCACTTTCCCGGCAGGGACCATCATCATAATGATACGCGGTCTGGAAAGTGCGCTGACAAATTCCTTCAGTCCTTTCGCGGCATGGATTGCACGGCTTCCGGTCTCTGTTTGAAGTTTCAGAACCTTTGACAAATCCTTATCATAACCGCTGACTGAGTACCCATGATCCGCTATATTTAGTGTCAGGTTGCGCCCCATTACGCCAAGACCAATCATTCCGATTTCATATGTTTGTTGTCTCATATCTTTTTCTCCTCTGATTTATTTCGAGTTCTTAGAAGCCTTTCCGTCATAGTCCGGACCGTGATTGCCTTATACGCGTTTTCGAATTATTTAAAACGAAATTAAGTAATAAGTAAAGTGCAGGCATAACCATCAGAACGAGCGGTACAGCCAATAAAAGTCCCGATATGATGGCAATTGCAAGAGGAGCCTGCATCGCAGATCCGGAGCCAATTTTTAAAGCCAGAGGCATGAGCGCCAGAATAGCTATAATAGATGTCATGAGGATTGGGCGCATTCTCATGATTCCTGCGGTTATAAGCAGACCGGGTTCATTTACAGTAATATCATCGAGCTCGGCAAAATAGAAGATGGCGATCTCAGTAACGATGCCAACTATCATTGTGATGCCCATCATCGCAGAGATGTTAAGCTCGGTGCCTGTAAGCCAGAGACCGAGAAAAGAGCCGCTCAGCGAAAGGAGGGTCGTAAAAAGGATGCTCAGTACCACCACAAACCGTTCATAGAGGAAAAGCAGGAGAATCCCCACCAGTAGAACAGCACTTACAAAAACCATAAGCAGGTCACGAAAAGACTTCTGTTGCTCCATGTACAGCCCGCCGTACTCGATATAGCTCCCCACCGGCAGCTTCATCCCGCTCATAGAGGACTTTATGTCCCTCATGGTCGAGCCCAGGTCCCTCCCTTCTATTCGGCCTGTCACGGCGATCATTTGCTTAAGATTCTCACGGTCTACCTGGACCTGTCCTTCAGCAATACTTATGCTCGCCACCCTCTTTAAGGGCAGGTAGTGACCGCCCGGAGACTTTAGAAGCAGTTCATCAATTAGCTGTATGCGGTCACGCAGGTTCGAAGGCGGCCAGACCCTCACGCCCACCATCTTTTCTCCGGACTGAACCTGGCTGGCAACATCTCCACCGAGCTGTTCGCTGATCTGCCCGGTCACGGCATCCGGATCAAGACCTTCGAGGGCTGCCCTGACCCTGTCAATACGTATTTCGATAGCATCTCCGACTATTTTTATGCCGTCAAAGACCTCTACAACTCCAGGTATCCTGCCTATACGTTCTGCCACCTGAGGGGCTATTTTCATGAGTACAGAAGGGTCGTCGCTGAAAATCTTGATCTCTATAGGCTGGGGTACCGCAGTCAGGTCTCCGATGAGGTCTTCCATGAGCTGGAGGGTCTCTATCCTGAGCCCCGGAACTCCGGTCTCAATTCGTCTTCGGACCTCGGACATGATGGTCTCGATGTCCCTTCGCGGGAATGGCTTAAGATGTATAAAAAAATCTCCTTCGTTAGCCTCAGTCAGACCTCCTCCCAATTGCAGTCCTGTACGCCTTGAGTAGGTATCTACTTCCGGCGTATTGGTGACAATCTCCTCTACCTGACGCAATAGCCTGTCCGTTTCAGACAGAGATGTGCCAGGAGCGGCCTTGTAGTCGAGAATAAAACCACCTTCGTCCATGTGCGGCATGAAGCCCGAACCTACCCGTGAATATGAGATGTAGCCAGCGGCGCAGAGCAATATGATGATGGGCAGGACCAGGCGGTTCCGTTTTAGAAAGCCGCTCATAAGCAGGCTGTATTTCCTGTGCATGTACCTCAGCATCCTGCCGGCCGTTTCCATGCGCTCGGCATCTCTACTTTTCAAAAAGATATCACCTAACAAAGGAATAGCCAAAAAGGCCACAAAAAAAGATATGACAAGGCTGGAGGCCATCGTGACGGCTAACGCCTTGAAAAAGCCGCCCGTAACCCCGCCCAGGAATGCAAGGGGAAGAAAGACAATAACGGTTGCAAGAGATGACCCGGATAGCGGTCTCAACATCTCAGTAGCCGCGCTCAGTACCGGTCCGTGCGCTGGCTTTTCTCCTTTTTCCCCTTCACTCATCCGTCGCATGATGTACTCGACCATCACCACCCCGTCATCAACTATCAGACCTACTGCCGCTGCCATGCCGCCAAGCGTCATGATATTGAAACTCATATTGAGTGCGTGCAGAAGAAGCACCGTGGCCGCCAACACGCTCGGAAGGACAACGGCTATGATCAGTGTGATCCTCAGATTACGCAGAAAGAAAAAGAGTATAAGTGCTGCGAGCGCCGCACCTATTAAAATGGCATCGCGTACGCTGATGGCGGACGAGACCACCAGCTCGGACTGGTCGTAGTAAGGTTTTATACTTATGTCCGCCGGAATCTGGCCGCTGAAATCAGACAAACGGGCTCTTACACTCCTCACTATCGCGACCGTGTTGTCCCCCGGCTGCTGCATAACGTTCATGAGTACGGCGTCCCTGCCATTTGCCGTGACGCGGCTCCACTGCGGGATATAGCCAGAGTGCACATCAGCGACATCTCCAAGCTCTACTATGCCATTGGCGCCGCTTTTCAAAATAGTATGTCTGATGTCGTCAAGGTTTTTAAGGCTTGTATCAGAGAGCACCAGATAAAGACGATAATGGTCTTCTATACGACCTACAGCCGTCACTACGTTGTTTGCTGAGAGCGCCATAGCAACGTCCTTGAGGGTGAGTCC
This portion of the Nitrospirota bacterium genome encodes:
- a CDS encoding efflux RND transporter permease subunit yields the protein MIGPWLQRHTRSLLFLLVVLVVGGVFTSGSLPVALFPDIRFPRIVVSIDSGDRPVDRMVVEIVQPLEQALRSVPDVQGIRSTSSRGSADLSVNLAWGSDMTAALLQVESAVSRELSSLPAGTSFSARRMDPTVFPVLGLSLTSNDREPVSLRDFAYFQIRPLISSIPGIAGVEILGGNQAEYQVMADPARLRASGLTLKDVAMALSANNVVTAVGRIEDHYRLYLVLSDTSLKNLDDIRHTILKSGANGIVELGDVADVHSGYIPQWSRVTANGRDAVLMNVMQQPGDNTVAIVRSVRARLSDFSGQIPADISIKPYYDQSELVVSSAISVRDAILIGAALAALILFFFLRNLRITLIIAVVLPSVLAATVLLLHALNMSFNIMTLGGMAAAVGLIVDDGVVMVEYIMRRMSEGEKGEKPAHGPVLSAATEMLRPLSGSSLATVIVFLPLAFLGGVTGGFFKALAVTMASSLVISFFVAFLAIPLLGDIFLKSRDAERMETAGRMLRYMHRKYSLLMSGFLKRNRLVLPIIILLCAAGYISYSRVGSGFMPHMDEGGFILDYKAAPGTSLSETDRLLRQVEEIVTNTPEVDTYSRRTGLQLGGGLTEANEGDFFIHLKPFPRRDIETIMSEVRRRIETGVPGLRIETLQLMEDLIGDLTAVPQPIEIKIFSDDPSVLMKIAPQVAERIGRIPGVVEVFDGIKIVGDAIEIRIDRVRAALEGLDPDAVTGQISEQLGGDVASQVQSGEKMVGVRVWPPSNLRDRIQLIDELLLKSPGGHYLPLKRVASISIAEGQVQVDRENLKQMIAVTGRIEGRDLGSTMRDIKSSMSGMKLPVGSYIEYGGLYMEQQKSFRDLLMVFVSAVLLVGILLLFLYERFVVVLSILFTTLLSLSGSFLGLWLTGTELNISAMMGITMIVGIVTEIAIFYFAELDDITVNEPGLLITAGIMRMRPILMTSIIAILALMPLALKIGSGSAMQAPLAIAIISGLLLAVPLVLMVMPALYLLLNFVLNNSKTRIRQSRSGL